The Oncorhynchus nerka isolate Pitt River linkage group LG12, Oner_Uvic_2.0, whole genome shotgun sequence genome includes a region encoding these proteins:
- the LOC115138895 gene encoding odorant receptor 131-2-like produces MSMYNGTGEMGGKDYTYVRVCASTIAFITLAFFNIVINWTILREDRLRGHARFVLVFHLLVSALVYFGMCSVFYLQIYFDAKPVPSICVAMITVLITSASNILLTLTAMSLDRYFAVCHPLWYSSVWQWPWLVGLLTWGLALVIPLTLLSKTDMLGSDTNVECGREQLKKGGLEKILLISVCTALILYSYVRILFEGRRLGVMNRRNMVGCKTLALHGTQLAVYILPNFMNFVLTVLQKQGHIQPGTKELSAVVSFAFFSLAQCVAPIVYGLRKEELLEQVHRRFPCCSRHLKTVLGPVSQNHLKANFILEPKSLGSNDEFSLKMLLRNRALEWTWRAITPCLHSQSSERRLTFQTLISLEPPQTPV; encoded by the exons ATTAACTGGACTATACTGCGCGAGGATCGACTTCGGGGCCATGCGCGCTTTGTGTTGGTGTTTCACCTGTTGGTGTCCGCTCTGGTGTACTTCGGAATGTGTTCTGTTTTCTACCTCCAGATCTACTTCGACGCCAAGCCGGTGCCATCCATATGTGTGGCCATGATAACCGTCCTAATCACCAGCGCGTCCAATATCCTTCTGACTCTCACTGCTATGTCGCTGGACCGTTATTTTGCTGTCTGCCATCCTCTGTGGTACAGTTCTGTCTGGCAATGGCCTTGGCTAGTTGGGCTACTGACATGGGGACTCGCACTGGTTATCCCCCTCACTCTGCTCTCCAAGACAGATATGCTCGGCAGTGATACAAATGTGGAATGTGGAAGGGAACAGCTGAAGAAAGGTGGCCTGGAAAAAATATTGTTGATATCTGTGTGCACGGCGCTCATTCTGTACAGTTATGTAAGGATACTGTTTGAGGGGCGACGGTTGGGAGTGATGAATCGACGCAACATGGTCGGATGCAAGACCCTCGCCCTGCACGGTACTCAACTCGCCGTATACATCCTCCCCAACTTCATGAACTTTGTGCTAACAGTTCTCCAGAAACAAGGACACATTCAGCCGGGGACCAAAGAACTGTCTGCGGTGGTTAGTTTCGCCTTCTTCAGCTTGGCGCAGTGCGTCGCACCAATCGTCTACGGGTTGCGTAAAGAGGAACTCTTGGAGCAGGTGCATCGCCGATTCCCTTGTTGTTCCCGCCACCTGAAAACCgtcctgggcccggtttcccaaaatcATCTTAAGGCTAATTTCATATTAGAGCCCAAAAGCCTAGGTTCTAACGATGAatttagccttaagatgcttttgagAAACCGGGCCCTGGAGTGGACCTGGCGTGCCATAACGCCTTGTCTGCATTCCCAGTCAAG TGAAAGAAGACTGACGTTCCAGACACTCATCTCACTGGAGCCCCCACAGACCCCAGTTTGA